One region of Camelina sativa cultivar DH55 chromosome 6, Cs, whole genome shotgun sequence genomic DNA includes:
- the LOC104790865 gene encoding uncharacterized protein LOC104790865, giving the protein MRLFDPWPVFFKREWKRCWPFLTGFAVTGVLITKLTAGFTEEDAKNSKFVQQHRR; this is encoded by the exons atgagattgTTCGATCCATGGCCAGTGTTCTTCAAGAGAGAATGGAAACGCTGCTGGCCATTCCTCACCGGTTTCGCCGTCACCGGTGTCCTTATCACCAAGTTAACCGCCGGATTCACTG aggaagatgccaagaaCTCCAAGTTCGTTCAGCAACACAGGAG gtga
- the LOC104790866 gene encoding UDP-glucuronic acid decarboxylase 5 — protein MASSDKQTSPKPPPSPSPLRNSKFCPSNVRILISGGAGFIGSHLVDKLMENEKNEVIVADNYFTGSKENLKKWIGHPRFELIRHDVTEPLLIEVDQIYHLACPASPIFYKYNPVKTIKTNVIGTLNMLGLAKRVGARILLTSTSEVYGDPLIHPQPESYWGNVNPIGVRSCYDEGKRVAETLMFDYHRQHGIEIRIARIFNTYGPRMNIDDGRVVSNFIAQALRGEALTVQKPGTQTRSFCYVSDMVDGLMRLMEGDDTGPINIGNPGEFTMVELAETVKELINPSIEIKMVENTPDDPRQRKPDITKAKEVLGWEPKVKLREGLPLMEEDFRLRLGVPKE, from the exons ATGGCGTCAAGTGATAAACAAACAAGCCCAAAGCCTCCACCTTCACCTTCACCTCTCCGTAATTCCAAGTTTTGTCCG TCCAATGTGAGGATCTTGATCTCAGGAGGAGCTGGATTCATTGGCTCTCACCTTGTTGATAAGCTGatggaaaatgaaaagaatGAG GTGATTGTTGCTGATAACTATTTCACTGGTTCAAAGGAAAACCTTAAGAAGTGGATCGGTCATCCGAGATTTGAGCTTATTCGTCACG ATGTCACGGAGCCACTTTTGATCGAGGTTGATCAGATTTACCATCTCGCATGTCCTGCTTCTCCCATCTTCTACAAGTACAACCCTGTGAAGACAATCAAGACCAATGTGATTGGTACACTGAACATGCTAGGTCTTGCCAAACGTGTTGGAGCAAG GATTTTGCTTACCTCAACCTCGGAAGTGTATGGAGATCCTCTGATCCATCCCCAGCCTGAAAGCTATTGGGGGAATGTCAACCCAATTG GGGTTAGGAGCTGTTATGATGAAGGCAAGCGCGTGGCTGAGACCTTGATGTTTGACTACCACAGGCAACATGGAATTG AAATCCGCATTGCCAGAATCTTCAACACTTATGGTCCACGCATGAACATCGATGATGGCCGTGTTGTAAGCAACTTCATTGCTCAAGCACTACG GGGTGAGGCATTGACTGTTCAGAAACCAGGGACACAGACTCGCAGTTTCTGTTATGTATCTGACATGGTTGATGGACTTATGCGCCTCATGGAAGGAGATGACACTGGTCCCATCAACATTGGTAACCCAG GTGAGTTTACCATGGTGGAACTAGCTGAGACAGTGAAGGAG CTGATTAACCCGAGCATAGAGATAAAGATGGTTGAGAACACACCAGATGATCCAAGACAGAGGAAGCCGGACATCACAAAGGCTAAAGAAGTGTTGGGATGGGAACCAAAGGTGAAACTCCGTGAAGGTCTTCCCCTTATGGAAGAAGACTTTAGGCTAAGGCTCGGAGTCCCCAAAGAATAA
- the LOC104790867 gene encoding uncharacterized protein LOC104790867, producing the protein MGDNSGRSRSSMMATGKELLLPKRSLVAAIPRAVQQTICKHVSFGNDGRGVGSGALGNAAVFLLKVAVLEVVRRVSKAKCPHLWTSLQALQCLCYPPLKWIQRWAPFKELIKAMQMLSRPLLVLTIAEALTDQSELKQDTPGGNTSHASSESLSDPQTSKSPSDIRIEDETPLPVTSQDWLRQLYEELEKQRLNLPERVNEDELHRFYRVSNGDFTSLLSSIKKTIQWRETYRILSEEELETWSSLVFWHGYDRNQRPCLIVRLGLAFLKLPSHERPRFAQAIISQVEHGVLHLLTPENSELTVLVDCEGLSPLRIPMQMMRSCSSILQDHFPNRLGCLFIIRLPPVVRVISQTFIQILRPTTRKKLRIEGETFHRVLSEYLQTLPSYLGSDCNCKRCSNLNGKDPPQPQTQTHQRSKSRSSRETEKLEDGHWSYNVQTPDLAYEDESSLNICNQVLRTAVVFVLMIWVFGALLAGFADPESRPF; encoded by the exons atggGAGATAATTCTGGTAGAAGTAGGAGCTCTATGATGGCAACTGGGAAAGAGTTGTTGTTACCCAAGAGAAGCTTAGTAGCTGCTATTCCAAGAGCAGTTCAGCAGACGATTTGTAAGCATGTTTCGTTTGGGAATGATGGTAGAGGAGTAGGAAGTGGGGCTTTGGGTAATGCAGCTGTGTTTCTGCTTAAAGTTGCTGTTTTGGAAGTTGTTAGAAGGGTTTCGAAGGCTAAGTGTCCTCATTTGTGGACTAGTCTTCAGGCGTTGCAGTGTCTTTGTTATCCTCCTCTTAAGTGGATTCAGAGATGGGCTCCTTTCAAGGAGTTGATCAAGGCAATGCAG ATGCTGTCTCGGCCATTATTGGTCCTCACGATAGCTGAGGCTCTCACAGACCAGTCAGAGTTAAAGCAAGATACCCCAGGTGGTAACACTTCTCATGCATCTTCAGAATCACTATCTGACCCACAGACGTCAAAGTCTCCATCAGATATAAG AATTGAAGATGAGACTCCACTTCCTGTAACTTCACAAGACTGGCTTAGACAACTCTATGAAGAACTGGAAAAACAGAGACTTAACTTGCCCGAGAG AGTCAATGAAGACGAGCTCCATAGATTCTATAGAGTGTCAAATGGAGACTTCACATCCTTACTAtcttctataaaaaaaacaatccagTGGAGGGAGACTTACAGAATCCTATCTGAAGAAGAACTTGAGACGTGGTCAAGTTTAGTCTTTTGGCATGGATATGACAGGAACCAACGACCTTGCCTCATTGTCCGCTTGGGGCTTGCTTTCTTAAAGTTGCCATCTCATGAAAGACCTCGCTTTGCTCAAGCAATCA TATCTCAGGTAGAGCACGGCGTTTTGCATCTTCTGACCCCCGAGAATTCAGAACTGACAGTGTTAGTCGATTGTGAAGGATTATCTCCTCTGAGGATTCCCATGCAGATGATGAGATCTTGTTCATCCATTCTTCAAGATCACTTCCCTAACCGTCTTGGCTGTCTATTCATCATTCGCCTCCCTCCTGTTGTCCGAGTCATTTCCCAGACTTTCATCCAA ATTCTTAGACCAACCACACGCAAGAAGCTGAGAATTGAAGGGGAAACTTTCCATCGAGTTCTCTCTGAGTATCTTCAGACGCTTCCTTCATACCTTGGCAGCGACTGCAATTGCAAAAGATGCTCGAATCTCAACGGAAAAGATCCACCAcaaccacaaacacaaacacaccaaagAAGCAAGAGTAGAAGCtcgagagaaacagagaagctaGAAGACGGCCACTGGAGTTACAATGTCCAGACACCTGATTTAGCATATGAGGATGAATCGAGCCTGAACATATGTAACCAAGTTCTTCGAACAGCAGTAGTGTTCGTGCTCATGATTTGGGTCTTCGGTGCACTTCTAGCTGGATTCGCCGATCCTGAGAGCAGACCCTTTTAA
- the LOC104790868 gene encoding ubiquitin-conjugating enzyme E2 13 → MTSQACLLLQKQLKDLCKHPVDGFSAGLVDEKNIFEWSVTIIGPPDTLYEGGFFNAIMSFPQNYPNSPPTVRFTSDIWHPNVYPDGRVCISILHPPGDDPSGYELASERWTPVHTVESIMLSIISMLSGPNDESPANVEAAKEWREKRDEFKKKVSRCVRKSQEML, encoded by the exons ATGACCTCACAAgcgtgtcttcttcttcagaaacagCTCAAAG ATCTTTGTAAGCATCCTGTAGATGGGTTCTCTGCTGGTCTAGTTGATGAAAAGAATATATTCGAATGGAGCGTTACTATCATCGGTCCTCCTGATACTCTCTA TGAAGGAGGTTTTTTCAATGCCATTATGTCATTCCCACAAAACTATCCTAATAGCCCACCTACTGTGCGGTTTACTTCAGATATTTGGCATCCGAATG TTTATCCTGATGGGCGTGTTTGTATATCTATTCTACATCCTCCTGGTGATGATCCGAGCGGGTATGAGCTTGCTAGCGAGCGTTGGACACCTGTTCACACA GTTGAGAGTATTATGTTGAGTATCATATCAATGCTCTCTGGTCCAAACGATGAATCTCCAGCAAACGTTGAAGCTGCT AAAGaatggagagagaagagagacgagTTCAAGAAGAAAGTGAGCCGTTGTGTCAGAAAATCTCAAGAAATGTTGTga